A stretch of the Bombus affinis isolate iyBomAffi1 unplaced genomic scaffold, iyBomAffi1.2 ctg00000080.1, whole genome shotgun sequence genome encodes the following:
- the LOC126927234 gene encoding A disintegrin and metalloproteinase with thrombospondin motifs 3-like: protein MDPSLESNMILVIVRMILYAEKRDVMVRRGDARRSLENVNKWNRKMLSSKGVNLDVAVWLTRLDIGGPSGYAPVSGVCDPARSCALNRDEGLTSAFIIAHEVAHMCECRECHDQPFTCSWRAFYWQRWDAT, encoded by the exons atggacccatcgctcgaatccaacatgattctagtgatcgtacgaatgattttatacgcggaaaaacgagacgttatg gtccgccgtggcgatgccagacgatctctcgagaacgtgaacaaatggaacagaaagatgctgtcctcgaagggcgTAAATctcgatgttgctgtatggttgacgcggttagatataggaggtccttccggttacgcacctgtgtcaggagtatgcgatcccgcgagatcgtgcgcgttaaatcgagacgaaggcttgaccagcgcctttatcatcgctcacgaagtagcacacat gtgtgaatgccgcgagtgtcatgaccaacctttcacgtgctcttggcgcgccttctactggcaaagatgggacgctacttga
- the LOC126927216 gene encoding uncharacterized protein LOC126927216 isoform X2, whose protein sequence is MLIGQRSFFVQPLTNGQHVMFQPKNEKWWSIRNNSSFVSVNPENPAGKSNKFEVEESKRKSKRSKRDSLSHDVQGFYNLSGDVFDVEYPEAEKLILYDEKDDVSTEYNDTIVEELSIDVNPVEKCSVGVDHALIAKTHWESLDVCCVIWCFV, encoded by the exons atgttgatcgggcagagatcgttcttcgttcagccgctgacgaatggccagcatgtgatgtttcagccgaaaaacgaaaagtggtggtcgatcaggaataattcgagcttcgtgtctgtgaatccggaaaatcctgcag ggaaatcgaataaatttgaagttgaagaaagtaagagaaagtcgaaacgaagcaaacgcgattccttaagccacgatgttcagggattttataatctttccggtgacgtcttcgacgtggaatacccagaagctgagaaattgattctgtacgatgaaaaagacgatgtctccacagaatacaacgatacaatagtggaagaattatcgatcgacgtaaatcctgttgagaaatgctcagttg gagtcgaccacgccttaattgctaagacgcattgggagagtttagacgtttgctgtgtgatttggtgttttgtataa